In Cyanobium sp. Tous-M-B4, a single genomic region encodes these proteins:
- a CDS encoding SMP-30/gluconolactonase/LRE family protein: MNQPSECTVSFDRRFDELVLFNAELELLAEGFRWVEGPVWFGDHNCLLFNDIPNNRTMRWSPEHGVSVFREPSDYGNGQTRDRQGRLITCHHASRCLTRLEPDGTVTTLATEAHGKRLNAPNDVVVKSDGSIWFSDPLYGLLNDYEGGRQQSEQPVALYRLDPKTGAVETMASDFDGPNGLAFSPDERKLYVAESGAPGVADPRQYIRVFDVAADGHSLSGGEIFHKVTPGWADGFRVDEQGNLWCGAADGVHCVAADGTLLGKVLVPQRVSNLCFGDRHHSRLFLCASKAIYALFTNTRGAQAP, encoded by the coding sequence AGCTTCGACCGTCGCTTTGACGAGCTGGTGTTGTTCAATGCCGAGCTGGAATTACTGGCCGAGGGATTCCGCTGGGTGGAAGGTCCGGTGTGGTTTGGCGACCACAACTGCCTGCTGTTCAACGACATCCCCAACAACCGCACGATGCGCTGGAGTCCCGAGCACGGGGTGAGCGTGTTCCGTGAACCCTCCGATTACGGCAACGGCCAAACCCGTGATCGCCAGGGCCGCCTGATCACCTGCCACCACGCCAGTCGCTGCCTCACCCGCCTCGAGCCCGATGGCACGGTCACCACCCTGGCCACCGAGGCCCATGGCAAGCGTCTCAACGCCCCCAACGACGTTGTGGTGAAGAGCGACGGTTCGATCTGGTTCAGCGATCCCCTCTACGGGCTACTAAACGACTACGAGGGCGGCCGGCAGCAGTCTGAGCAACCCGTGGCGCTCTACCGCCTCGACCCAAAAACCGGGGCGGTGGAGACAATGGCCAGCGACTTCGACGGTCCCAACGGCCTGGCCTTCTCGCCGGATGAGCGCAAGCTTTACGTGGCTGAATCGGGCGCCCCTGGTGTAGCGGACCCCCGCCAATACATCCGGGTGTTCGACGTGGCTGCCGACGGCCACAGCCTCTCAGGTGGGGAGATCTTCCACAAGGTCACTCCAGGCTGGGCCGACGGCTTCCGGGTCGACGAGCAGGGCAACCTCTGGTGCGGTGCCGCCGATGGCGTGCACTGCGTCGCCGCCGATGGCACCCTACTGGGCAAGGTGTTGGTGCCCCAGCGAGTTTCCAACCTCTGCTTCGGCGATCGGCACCACAGCCGCCTATTTCTCTGTGCCTCCAAGGCGATCTACGCCCTGTTCACCAACACCCGCGGCGCCCAGGCGCCCTGA
- a CDS encoding Nif11-like leader peptide family RiPP precursor, giving the protein MARDQLEAFLKTVKGDPGLLDRFSSCPNLNAIAELGATMGYGFSGVELVQHQAEATLKLSDADLEAAAAGVELQGHLWLAKIIWS; this is encoded by the coding sequence ATGGCCCGCGACCAACTCGAAGCCTTTCTGAAAACCGTCAAGGGGGATCCAGGCCTGCTCGATCGCTTCAGCTCTTGCCCCAACCTCAACGCCATCGCTGAGCTGGGGGCGACCATGGGCTACGGCTTCAGCGGCGTGGAGCTGGTCCAGCACCAGGCCGAAGCCACCCTGAAACTCTCGGACGCCGACCTGGAGGCCGCCGCTGCCGGCGTTGAACTCCAAGGACACCTTTGGCTAGCGAAAATCATCTGGAGCTGA
- a CDS encoding heme-binding protein, with the protein MRHQPHLELADCRSIAAASHLAADQHQARVSIAVVDAGGHLLLLERRDGSSPASAEAAIAKARMAALNGKPTAALEASINGERPALLQLAGLFGQPAAAMAGGLPLLQEDSCLGAIGVSGMTPEIDSSIAAAGVKGLGS; encoded by the coding sequence ATGCGCCACCAACCCCACCTAGAGCTTGCCGACTGCCGCTCGATTGCGGCGGCCAGCCACCTAGCGGCCGACCAGCACCAGGCGCGCGTGTCGATCGCCGTCGTCGACGCTGGCGGCCACCTGCTGTTGCTCGAGCGCCGCGATGGATCCAGCCCAGCCAGCGCCGAGGCTGCCATCGCCAAGGCCCGCATGGCGGCCCTCAACGGCAAGCCCACCGCGGCCCTGGAGGCCAGCATCAACGGAGAGCGGCCGGCGCTGCTGCAACTGGCAGGGCTATTCGGACAACCAGCGGCCGCCATGGCCGGTGGCCTGCCGCTGCTGCAGGAGGACAGCTGCCTGGGGGCGATCGGCGTGTCTGGCATGACACCCGAGATCGACAGCAGCATCGCCGCAGCTGGTGTCAAGGGCCTGGGCTCCTAA
- a CDS encoding VOC family protein, which translates to MAHQAPQISSIGFTTANAETTADFFVTTLGFRRGESLLVEAGPYAQLVGLPGSRLKLVRLHLGDETLELTEVLSLGEGLRPGRPIPADSRSCDLWFQHICIVVNDLNAASAPARQAIANGSLVGVSTAPQTLPAWNSAAAGIQAFKFRDPEGHNLELLQFPPDKGEARWHAAAPASAPFLGIDHSAISVADTTPSCRFYDGLLGLKLGGDGVNSGPTQDGLDGLQDTRVRITGHRCPTGAGVECLNYQPPNSGRARPADQGAQDLAHWQIRLRVADLDRIATAAQTYGGQPLHGGVIELGVQAPLVGSERALQLADPDGYQLQLVQD; encoded by the coding sequence ATGGCTCACCAAGCTCCCCAAATCAGCAGCATCGGCTTCACCACAGCCAACGCTGAAACGACTGCCGATTTCTTCGTAACCACTCTGGGCTTCAGGCGGGGCGAAAGCCTGCTGGTGGAAGCCGGCCCCTACGCCCAATTGGTGGGCCTGCCCGGCTCCCGGCTGAAGCTGGTGCGACTGCACCTAGGCGACGAAACCCTGGAGCTCACCGAGGTGCTGAGCCTGGGCGAGGGCCTGCGGCCTGGGCGTCCGATCCCGGCCGATTCCCGCAGCTGCGACCTCTGGTTTCAACACATCTGCATCGTGGTGAACGATCTGAACGCCGCCAGCGCTCCGGCGCGCCAGGCGATTGCTAACGGCTCCCTTGTGGGGGTGTCCACCGCCCCCCAGACCCTGCCGGCATGGAACAGCGCCGCCGCCGGCATCCAGGCCTTTAAGTTCCGCGATCCGGAGGGCCACAACCTGGAGCTGCTGCAGTTTCCCCCCGATAAGGGAGAGGCCCGCTGGCATGCAGCCGCGCCGGCCAGTGCCCCCTTCCTGGGGATCGACCACAGCGCCATCTCCGTGGCCGATACCACGCCCAGCTGCCGCTTTTACGACGGGCTGCTGGGGTTGAAGCTGGGGGGCGATGGGGTCAACAGCGGTCCTACCCAGGATGGGCTCGATGGCCTCCAAGACACCCGGGTGCGCATCACCGGCCACCGCTGCCCTACAGGCGCCGGCGTGGAATGCCTCAACTACCAGCCCCCCAACAGCGGCAGAGCAAGGCCCGCGGATCAGGGGGCCCAGGATCTGGCCCACTGGCAAATCCGGCTGCGGGTTGCCGATCTGGATCGCATCGCCACAGCCGCGCAGACCTACGGCGGCCAACCGCTCCATGGCGGCGTGATCGAGCTGGGTGTCCAGGCGCCTCTAGTGGGCAGTGAGCGGGCGCTGCAACTGGCCGACCCCGATGGCTACCAACTGCAACTGGTGCAGGATTAA
- a CDS encoding DoxX family protein, with amino-acid sequence MDITVVELLVPAAPSTLAQASLLVMRVFLGICFIRHGWPKLRNLKTWATAMQTPEWLCFLSAFSMWGAGIALIPGLLTPLAALAILVSMAYAVVVELKAGFPFIGPDPYQIPPGDYAGPMGVGDPPSWEKAAMYVVMCAVLASCGGGLFSLDNLLIADLLKTLLS; translated from the coding sequence ATGGACATCACCGTGGTGGAGCTGCTCGTGCCGGCGGCACCCTCCACCCTGGCCCAGGCATCCCTCCTGGTGATGCGGGTGTTCCTGGGGATCTGCTTCATCCGCCACGGCTGGCCCAAGCTGCGCAATCTCAAAACCTGGGCCACGGCGATGCAAACGCCCGAATGGCTCTGCTTTCTGTCGGCCTTCTCGATGTGGGGCGCCGGTATCGCTCTGATCCCGGGGCTGCTCACCCCCCTGGCGGCCCTGGCGATCCTGGTGTCGATGGCCTACGCGGTGGTTGTGGAGCTGAAGGCGGGCTTTCCCTTCATCGGCCCCGATCCCTACCAGATTCCGCCCGGTGATTACGCCGGCCCGATGGGCGTGGGGGACCCCCCCAGCTGGGAGAAGGCCGCCATGTATGTGGTGATGTGTGCGGTGCTGGCCAGCTGCGGAGGCGGCCTGTTCTCCCTCGACAACCTGCTGATCGCCGATCTACTCAAAACGCTGCTCAGTTGA
- a CDS encoding GMC family oxidoreductase, whose product MPAAAQLNVADGAHFDVVIIGSGAGGGTLARHLGSSGLNILVLERGDWLPQEPQNWDAAEVFQKGRYISKDIWHDKHGKPFQPGSHYFVGGATKMYGAAHFRLRQQDFEQLQHFDGISPAWPLRYSDFEPYYQRAEELFHVHGQRGEDPTEPPCSGPYPHPPVAHEPRIQKLVDDLRLAGLHPFHAPTGVMLDEANMAFSRCRRCNCCDGFPCLVHAKSDADVLGMRPALAAPNVSLLTRAHVLQLLTDASGRTVQAVKLERDGEPMTVRGDVVVVSCGAANSARLLLMSANDKHPRGLANSSDQVGRNYMFHNSKAMVALAHEPNTTVFQKTLSINDWYLGDADFDYPMGNIQMTGKTNGTIMKGYAPLETFLMPGWSMDKIAEHAIDFWISSEDLPDPNNRVTIDGEGQIHLDYTPNNPTAAQRLYGRLTGMLDQLYLKKHLVERQIYVKNAMGIAAVAHQAGTCRFGDDPATSVLDLNCKAHDLDNLYVVDTSFMPTIGAVNPSLTAIANALRVGDHLRERLGK is encoded by the coding sequence ATGCCCGCTGCTGCCCAGCTAAATGTGGCAGATGGGGCTCACTTCGATGTGGTGATTATCGGTAGTGGCGCCGGTGGTGGCACCCTGGCGCGTCACCTGGGTTCCAGTGGCTTGAACATTCTGGTGCTGGAGAGAGGCGACTGGCTGCCTCAGGAACCCCAGAACTGGGATGCCGCGGAAGTGTTCCAGAAGGGGCGTTACATCTCCAAAGACATCTGGCACGACAAGCACGGCAAACCTTTTCAGCCTGGTAGCCACTACTTCGTTGGTGGGGCAACGAAGATGTATGGAGCAGCTCACTTTCGCCTGCGCCAGCAGGATTTTGAGCAGCTGCAGCACTTTGATGGCATCTCGCCAGCCTGGCCCCTGCGCTACAGCGATTTCGAGCCCTACTACCAGAGGGCAGAAGAGCTATTTCATGTGCACGGTCAGCGAGGGGAAGACCCTACCGAGCCGCCTTGCAGTGGCCCCTATCCCCATCCACCGGTGGCCCATGAGCCGCGAATTCAGAAGCTAGTAGATGATTTGCGATTGGCCGGATTGCATCCCTTCCATGCCCCTACCGGGGTGATGCTGGATGAGGCCAACATGGCCTTTAGCCGTTGCCGCAGGTGCAATTGCTGCGATGGCTTTCCTTGTCTGGTGCATGCCAAATCCGATGCGGACGTGCTCGGCATGCGGCCGGCCCTGGCTGCTCCGAATGTGTCACTGCTGACTAGAGCCCACGTTCTGCAGTTGCTTACGGATGCTTCCGGGCGGACTGTGCAAGCGGTGAAGTTGGAGCGCGATGGTGAGCCCATGACCGTGCGCGGTGATGTGGTGGTGGTGAGCTGTGGGGCTGCAAACAGCGCCAGGTTGCTGTTGATGTCTGCCAATGACAAGCACCCGCGTGGGCTGGCCAACAGCTCCGATCAGGTGGGCCGCAACTACATGTTCCACAACAGCAAGGCGATGGTGGCCCTGGCCCACGAGCCCAACACCACCGTGTTCCAGAAGACGCTTTCGATCAACGATTGGTATCTGGGGGATGCCGATTTTGATTATCCGATGGGCAACATCCAGATGACGGGTAAGACCAACGGCACGATCATGAAGGGCTATGCGCCGCTCGAAACCTTCTTGATGCCCGGTTGGTCTATGGACAAAATCGCTGAGCACGCGATTGATTTCTGGATCTCTTCAGAAGATCTGCCCGACCCCAACAACCGGGTGACCATCGATGGCGAGGGCCAGATTCATCTGGACTACACGCCCAACAACCCAACCGCCGCCCAGCGGCTCTACGGCCGGCTCACCGGGATGCTGGACCAGCTCTATCTCAAGAAGCATTTGGTGGAGCGCCAGATTTATGTCAAGAACGCGATGGGTATTGCCGCCGTGGCGCACCAGGCCGGCACCTGTCGCTTCGGCGACGATCCGGCCACCTCGGTGCTCGACCTCAACTGCAAGGCCCACGACCTCGACAACCTTTACGTAGTCGATACCAGCTTCATGCCGACTATCGGCGCGGTGAATCCTTCCCTTACGGCAATCGCCAATGCCCTGCGGGTTGGCGATCATCTGCGCGAGCGTCTGGGTAAGTGA